Proteins encoded together in one Chryseobacterium sp. G0201 window:
- a CDS encoding DUF2490 domain-containing protein produces MKIKLKLIIILLISFCTSAAAQSRDNYNMWFQYLMSARLTDKSTLTALSQYRSFDLAYDTRLFLVSAYVDYEVANDVKPAAGFMFLVLDSYKSDNSKKERYEKRPFQQVSLGGNIGRTSISHRFRVEERFISNPDEFIVRLRYLISLRIPFNKAGEKEKFYGILKNEIRMNVVKEDPFDSNRLTAGIGIKTGKNSAIEVAFINQLETGSTSNYGYIGFRNSFDWRKKEKNR; encoded by the coding sequence ATGAAGATTAAATTAAAATTAATTATCATTTTACTGATAAGTTTCTGCACCTCAGCCGCCGCGCAAAGCCGTGACAATTACAACATGTGGTTTCAGTATTTGATGTCTGCAAGATTAACAGACAAAAGTACATTAACAGCACTTTCCCAATACCGCTCTTTTGATCTGGCTTATGATACAAGGCTTTTCCTGGTTTCAGCATATGTGGATTATGAAGTTGCCAATGATGTAAAACCCGCTGCAGGATTTATGTTCCTTGTTTTGGATTCTTATAAATCTGATAACAGTAAAAAGGAAAGATATGAAAAACGACCTTTTCAACAAGTCAGCTTAGGTGGTAATATAGGGAGAACCTCTATATCTCACCGTTTCCGTGTAGAAGAACGTTTCATCAGTAATCCGGACGAATTCATTGTAAGGCTTCGTTACCTGATTTCCCTGAGAATTCCATTTAACAAAGCCGGAGAAAAAGAAAAATTCTACGGAATTCTGAAAAATGAGATCAGAATGAATGTGGTGAAAGAAGATCCGTTCGACAGCAACCGTTTAACCGCAGGAATCGGAATAAAAACCGGAAAAAACTCAGCGATAGAAGTTGCGTTTATCAACCAACTCGAAACCGGATCTACCAGTAATTACGGATATATCGGATTTAGAAACAGCTTCGACTGGCGCAAAAAAGAAAAAAACAGATAA
- a CDS encoding CitMHS family transporter: MLTFLGFLMIIIFMVLIMNKKMTPLTALVIVPVVIALFAGFGPELGDMMKNGVKEIALTGVMLIFAILYFSLMIDTGLFEPLVNIILKTVGDNPIKTTIGTAVLTALVSLDGDGSSTYLIVVAAMLPLYKKQGMNPLVLTCIIMLAGQIMNILPWGGPTARVMSSLKLGHTEIFVPMIPIMAIGIAWVIFVAYILGRREKIRIAKHGKYTNYNTNDIIGEVDLKLRRPKLILINLALTITLLVVMILDLVPLGIAFMIAFCIASIINYPKLKDQQKIISKHAGNALSVAGMIFGAGIFTGILNGSGIMQAMGNSMIEIVPKSWGGYMNIVTAVFSIPFTFFLSNDAYYFGILPIIVATGHQLGISPEILGRASLIGQGSHLLSPLVPSTYLLVSLAGVEFSDHLKYTLKWALGSSVVMLLAALILGII; encoded by the coding sequence ATGCTTACATTCCTTGGATTTTTAATGATCATCATCTTTATGGTGCTCATTATGAACAAAAAAATGACCCCGCTTACAGCTTTGGTTATCGTCCCTGTAGTCATCGCTCTTTTTGCAGGCTTCGGTCCTGAACTCGGAGATATGATGAAAAATGGAGTTAAAGAAATAGCTCTTACCGGAGTGATGTTAATTTTTGCTATTCTTTACTTCAGTTTAATGATTGACACAGGATTATTTGAGCCTTTAGTCAATATTATTCTGAAAACTGTGGGTGACAACCCCATCAAAACAACCATTGGAACAGCTGTTCTTACCGCGTTGGTATCATTGGATGGTGATGGTTCTTCTACTTATTTAATTGTGGTTGCCGCAATGCTTCCTCTTTATAAAAAACAAGGTATGAATCCGTTGGTTCTTACCTGTATCATTATGCTTGCAGGGCAGATTATGAATATTCTTCCATGGGGAGGTCCTACGGCAAGGGTAATGAGCTCTCTGAAGCTTGGGCATACAGAAATATTTGTTCCCATGATCCCTATTATGGCTATAGGTATCGCTTGGGTGATATTTGTTGCTTATATTTTAGGCAGGAGAGAGAAAATAAGAATTGCCAAACATGGAAAATATACCAACTATAACACGAATGATATTATCGGCGAAGTAGATCTTAAGCTTCGACGTCCAAAACTAATACTTATCAATCTTGCTCTTACGATTACCCTTTTGGTAGTCATGATTCTTGATCTTGTTCCTTTAGGTATTGCTTTTATGATTGCTTTCTGTATTGCTTCAATTATTAATTATCCAAAATTAAAAGATCAGCAAAAAATTATTTCCAAACATGCAGGTAATGCTTTATCAGTCGCAGGAATGATCTTCGGAGCAGGAATTTTCACAGGAATTCTAAATGGCTCAGGCATTATGCAGGCGATGGGAAACAGTATGATAGAAATAGTACCCAAAAGCTGGGGCGGTTACATGAATATCGTTACAGCTGTTTTCAGTATTCCGTTTACTTTTTTCTTATCTAATGATGCTTATTATTTTGGAATATTACCCATCATTGTAGCTACCGGACATCAGTTGGGGATTTCTCCCGAGATATTGGGAAGAGCAAGTCTTATTGGCCAGGGTTCACATCTTTTGAGCCCGTTAGTTCCTTCCACTTATTTACTGGTTTCTCTTGCAGGCGTAGAATTTTCAGATCATTTAAAATATACTTTAAAATGGGCTCTCGGATCTTCTGTTGTAATGTTATTGGCTGCGCTGATTCTTGGGATTATTTAA
- a CDS encoding cation:dicarboxylate symporter family transporter, whose translation MNLFHTKKTFTGKYLRNLTLYVFAAIIGGVLMGYYFPAISIKLGVVSQYFFMVLETLILPIIFMAIIYGICHLAEIKNADRLIWQTGLYFILTTSLAIILGFIFGFAVQPGANTGIDSSKINTFLPKTFAINDNSITSVLYLNRHAIFLIVSIIIGVSINLSKGRERFIKILDYGLGVFYTVIKYLYIILPFIIFCNIAFGIAMYGINTLLPLSKVVATVYLADIVFIFGVLGFVSYLFKFNLWKFLLNIKEEIILVITTSSSKTAFPIIFEKMESEGYSRKILRFIIPLGYNFNLAGACIYLSVACCFLIQFYNISLSINDYIWLFIIISITSKTASGVPGSGFLALIFTLNRFGKIPLTDIALLYSVDRFMNEARSVTNFIGIAVSGAVISKLNQHQKN comes from the coding sequence ATGAACCTTTTCCATACAAAAAAGACATTTACAGGCAAATACTTAAGGAATCTTACCCTTTATGTATTTGCCGCCATTATCGGTGGAGTGCTTATGGGATATTACTTTCCTGCGATAAGCATTAAACTTGGCGTGGTAAGTCAGTATTTTTTTATGGTGTTAGAAACACTCATTCTGCCGATTATTTTCATGGCTATTATTTATGGAATCTGTCATTTAGCGGAAATTAAAAATGCAGACAGACTTATCTGGCAAACCGGACTCTATTTTATTTTGACAACTTCTTTAGCCATTATATTAGGGTTTATTTTTGGTTTCGCCGTACAACCGGGAGCCAATACTGGCATTGATAGCAGTAAAATAAATACCTTTCTTCCCAAAACGTTTGCAATTAATGATAATTCTATCACTTCTGTTCTTTATCTTAACCGACATGCCATTTTTCTTATTGTATCGATCATTATCGGTGTCTCCATAAACCTGTCTAAAGGAAGAGAACGTTTTATAAAAATATTGGATTATGGATTGGGAGTTTTCTACACCGTCATTAAATATCTATATATCATACTTCCGTTTATTATTTTCTGTAATATCGCTTTTGGGATTGCAATGTATGGCATCAATACCCTTTTACCACTCAGCAAAGTAGTGGCCACCGTATATCTTGCGGATATTGTTTTTATTTTCGGAGTGTTGGGGTTTGTTTCATATCTATTTAAATTTAATCTTTGGAAATTTCTTCTCAATATCAAGGAAGAAATTATTTTGGTCATTACAACCTCTTCTTCAAAAACAGCCTTTCCCATCATTTTTGAAAAAATGGAAAGCGAAGGATATAGTAGAAAAATTTTAAGATTTATTATTCCGTTGGGATATAATTTTAATCTAGCCGGGGCTTGCATTTATCTTTCTGTAGCCTGTTGTTTCCTTATACAGTTTTATAATATTTCTTTAAGTATTAATGATTACATTTGGCTTTTCATCATTATTTCCATTACCTCAAAAACGGCTTCGGGAGTTCCCGGATCAGGATTTCTGGCACTTATTTTCACACTAAACAGATTCGGAAAAATCCCTTTGACTGATATCGCCCTGCTCTACAGCGTAGACCGCTTTATGAATGAAGCCAGATCTGTTACCAATTTTATTGGCATTGCGGTTTCCGGTGCGGTAATCTCGAAGCTCAATCAACATCAAAAAAACTAA
- the groES gene encoding co-chaperone GroES, with translation MSVNFKPLADRVLIEPIAAETKTASGIIIPDTAKEKPQEGTVVAVGPGKVDEPTTVKVGDKVLYGKYSGSELKLDGKDYLIVKEGDLLGVIG, from the coding sequence ATGTCAGTAAACTTTAAACCATTAGCAGACAGAGTTTTGATCGAACCGATCGCTGCAGAAACTAAAACAGCTTCAGGTATTATTATTCCAGACACAGCTAAAGAAAAACCACAAGAAGGTACAGTAGTAGCAGTAGGTCCTGGTAAAGTAGACGAGCCTACAACTGTAAAAGTAGGTGACAAAGTTCTTTATGGAAAATATTCAGGTTCTGAATTAAAATTAGACGGAAAAGATTACTTAATCGTAAAAGAAGGAGATCTTTTAGGAGTAATTGGGTAA
- a CDS encoding four helix bundle protein, whose product MRDFKKFEVWQISHQLTLKIYTSTKSFPKEEIFGLTSQIRRSFASIGYNISEGSGRNSDKEFANFINIALGSSNEAENQLILAKDLGYINEMEYQKLLEELTILKKKLVALWNKLKLN is encoded by the coding sequence ATGAGAGATTTTAAAAAATTTGAAGTTTGGCAAATAAGCCATCAATTGACTTTAAAAATTTATACATCAACCAAAAGCTTTCCTAAAGAAGAAATTTTTGGATTGACCTCTCAAATCAGAAGATCATTTGCTTCAATTGGATATAATATTTCAGAAGGAAGCGGTCGAAATTCAGATAAAGAATTTGCTAATTTTATCAACATTGCATTAGGATCGTCAAATGAAGCCGAAAACCAATTAATTCTTGCTAAAGATTTAGGTTACATTAATGAAATGGAATATCAAAAACTTTTAGAAGAATTAACAATACTAAAAAAGAAGCTTGTTGCCTTATGGAATAAGCTAAAACTAAATTAA
- the groL gene encoding chaperonin GroEL (60 kDa chaperone family; promotes refolding of misfolded polypeptides especially under stressful conditions; forms two stacked rings of heptamers to form a barrel-shaped 14mer; ends can be capped by GroES; misfolded proteins enter the barrel where they are refolded when GroES binds) has protein sequence MAKEIKFDIESRDALKRGVDALANAVKVTLGPKGRNVVIEKSFGAPHVTKDGVSVAKEIELEDRVENMGAQMVKEVASKTNDIAGDGTTTATVLAQAIVREGLKNVAAGANPMDLKRGIDKAVTAVVANLKEQSKQVGDSTEMVKQVASVSANNDETIGSLIAEAFGKVGKEGVITVEEAKGIDTTVDVVEGMQFDRGYQSPYFVTNPEKMLVELENPYILLVEKKISSMKELLPVLEPIAQSGKSLLIISEEVEGEALATLVVNKLRGSLKIAAVKAPGFGDRRKAMLEDIAILTGGQVISEEQGFTMENVSLDMLGTAEKVSIDKDNTTVVNGGGDESKIKGRVSQIKAQMETTTSDYDREKLQERLAKLAGGVAVLYVGAASEVEMKEKKDRVDDALNATRAAVEEGIVAGGGVAFVRAISALADLTGINSDETTGIKIVKRAIEEPLRQIVANAGGEGSVIVAKVAEGSGDFGYNAKTDEYVNMLEAGIIDPTKVTRVALENAASVAGMLLTTECVITEVKSAEPAMPMGGGMPGMM, from the coding sequence ATGGCAAAAGAAATAAAATTCGATATTGAATCAAGAGACGCTTTAAAAAGAGGGGTTGATGCATTGGCTAATGCAGTAAAAGTAACGTTAGGTCCAAAAGGAAGAAACGTTGTTATTGAAAAATCTTTCGGTGCACCTCACGTAACTAAAGACGGTGTGTCTGTTGCAAAAGAGATCGAACTTGAAGACAGAGTAGAAAATATGGGAGCGCAAATGGTAAAAGAAGTTGCTTCCAAAACTAATGATATCGCAGGAGATGGTACGACTACCGCTACTGTTTTAGCACAGGCTATCGTAAGAGAAGGTCTTAAGAATGTAGCTGCAGGTGCAAACCCAATGGACTTGAAAAGAGGGATAGACAAAGCAGTAACTGCTGTTGTGGCTAACCTTAAAGAGCAGTCTAAGCAAGTTGGTGATTCTACAGAAATGGTGAAGCAAGTAGCTTCTGTTTCTGCTAACAATGACGAAACAATCGGATCTTTGATCGCTGAAGCTTTCGGAAAAGTTGGTAAAGAAGGTGTTATCACTGTAGAAGAAGCTAAAGGTATCGATACAACCGTTGACGTTGTAGAAGGTATGCAGTTCGACAGAGGTTACCAGTCACCATATTTCGTGACAAACCCTGAAAAAATGTTAGTTGAACTAGAAAACCCTTACATTCTTTTAGTTGAGAAAAAAATCTCTTCAATGAAAGAATTACTTCCTGTTCTTGAACCAATCGCACAAAGCGGAAAATCTCTATTAATTATTTCTGAAGAAGTTGAAGGTGAAGCTTTAGCTACTTTAGTCGTAAACAAATTAAGAGGTTCTCTTAAAATTGCTGCGGTAAAAGCTCCAGGATTCGGAGACAGAAGAAAAGCAATGTTGGAAGATATCGCTATCTTAACTGGTGGACAGGTTATTTCTGAAGAGCAAGGTTTCACAATGGAAAACGTATCTCTAGATATGTTGGGAACTGCTGAAAAAGTATCTATCGATAAAGACAATACAACGGTTGTAAACGGTGGTGGTGACGAAAGCAAGATCAAAGGTAGAGTAAGCCAGATCAAAGCTCAAATGGAAACTACTACTTCTGACTACGACAGAGAAAAACTACAGGAGAGATTGGCTAAATTAGCTGGTGGTGTTGCCGTACTTTATGTAGGTGCAGCTTCTGAAGTTGAAATGAAAGAGAAAAAAGACAGAGTTGACGATGCATTGAACGCTACGAGAGCAGCTGTTGAAGAAGGTATCGTTGCAGGTGGTGGTGTTGCTTTTGTAAGAGCAATCTCTGCTTTAGCTGATCTTACAGGGATCAATTCTGATGAAACTACAGGGATCAAAATCGTAAAAAGAGCGATCGAAGAGCCATTAAGACAAATCGTTGCTAACGCAGGAGGTGAAGGTTCTGTAATCGTTGCTAAAGTTGCTGAAGGCAGCGGAGACTTCGGATACAATGCTAAAACTGACGAGTATGTAAACATGCTTGAAGCAGGTATCATCGACCCAACTAAAGTAACAAGAGTTGCCCTTGAAAATGCAGCTTCTGTTGCAGGAATGCTATTAACAACTGAATGTGTAATCACTGAAGTGAAAAGCGCAGAACCTGCTATGCCAATGGGAGGTGGAATGCCAGGAATGATGTAA
- a CDS encoding DUF6624 domain-containing protein, translated as MKIKKILFSILTALVLIISIFLYMNRDKFAYVGSVDIIEVDCSKKRQILSEVLESDQRIRKSNELIKYAKEDHRNQELVISIIEKCGMPTLKEVGPRQMDAIWLGLQHSTKEIRKKYFPQIEKAVENGDLSKQQYALMKDKMLMDEGKPQIYGSQIENGKLYKLENPETLNERRKEMGLEPIEDYLKYFNIQFNPN; from the coding sequence ATGAAAATAAAGAAAATATTATTCAGCATATTAACCGCTCTTGTTTTAATAATATCAATATTTCTATATATGAATAGGGATAAATTTGCCTATGTAGGTTCGGTGGATATTATTGAAGTCGATTGTAGCAAAAAACGACAAATCCTCAGCGAAGTTTTAGAAAGTGACCAAAGGATTAGAAAATCAAATGAACTCATCAAATACGCTAAAGAAGATCACAGGAATCAAGAATTAGTGATTAGCATTATTGAAAAGTGTGGTATGCCAACATTAAAGGAGGTGGGTCCAAGACAAATGGATGCAATCTGGTTGGGTCTGCAACATAGTACTAAAGAAATCAGAAAAAAGTATTTTCCACAAATAGAGAAAGCGGTAGAAAATGGAGACTTATCTAAACAGCAATATGCATTGATGAAAGATAAGATGTTAATGGACGAAGGAAAACCCCAAATATATGGTTCACAAATAGAAAATGGTAAATTGTATAAATTAGAAAATCCTGAAACTTTGAACGAAAGAAGAAAAGAAATGGGACTGGAGCCAATAGAGGATTATTTAAAGTATTTTAACATTCAGTTCAATCCGAATTAA
- the arr gene encoding NAD(+)--rifampin ADP-ribosyltransferase, which produces MNTTSPTYYHGTKADLEIGDLIEVGFTSNYGTQRKSKYIYLSATLEAAIWGAELAFGDGKERIYIVEPTGPIEDDPNLTDKKFPGNPTKSYRSQHPYKVVGEVTEWQGHSSEQLKTMKDHLQELKRLGIEAIED; this is translated from the coding sequence ATGAACACAACTTCCCCAACCTACTACCACGGCACAAAAGCAGATTTAGAAATCGGCGACCTCATTGAAGTCGGTTTCACTTCAAATTACGGAACGCAGAGAAAATCCAAATACATCTATCTTTCCGCGACATTAGAAGCGGCAATCTGGGGTGCAGAATTGGCTTTTGGAGATGGAAAAGAAAGAATTTACATCGTAGAACCAACCGGTCCTATTGAAGATGATCCCAACTTAACAGATAAAAAATTTCCGGGCAATCCTACAAAATCTTACCGTTCTCAACACCCTTACAAAGTGGTAGGAGAAGTTACAGAATGGCAAGGACACTCCTCTGAACAGCTTAAAACCATGAAAGATCATCTTCAAGAACTTAAAAGATTGGGTATAGAAGCAATTGAAGACTAA
- a CDS encoding DUF1801 domain-containing protein — protein MAKANKTTETQVSVKDFIDSFVEKDEKKADSFQLIQLMSEWSGFEPKMRGPTIIGFGSYHYKYASGHEGDMPLIGFSPRKAEFSLYVYSPTEESKPLLDNFGKFKMGKACIYIKKLSDINIDTLEKMCKATIAYLNENHECACREK, from the coding sequence ATGGCTAAAGCAAACAAAACCACCGAAACCCAAGTTAGTGTAAAAGATTTCATTGACTCATTTGTAGAAAAAGATGAAAAGAAAGCAGATAGTTTTCAATTAATACAACTTATGAGCGAATGGTCCGGATTTGAGCCTAAAATGCGGGGACCAACCATCATAGGATTTGGCAGCTATCATTATAAATATGCTAGCGGACATGAAGGCGATATGCCGCTTATTGGCTTTTCACCGCGTAAAGCTGAGTTTTCACTGTATGTTTATTCGCCAACTGAAGAAAGTAAACCATTATTAGATAATTTTGGAAAATTTAAAATGGGTAAAGCCTGTATTTACATCAAAAAACTTTCTGATATCAATATTGACACCTTAGAAAAAATGTGCAAAGCAACAATTGCCTATTTAAATGAAAATCATGAATGCGCCTGCCGAGAAAAATAA
- the ribB gene encoding 3,4-dihydroxy-2-butanone-4-phosphate synthase, whose translation MEKLLEKFGATSKERVENAVLKLQQGKGILLVDDENRENEGDIIFPASTITEKDMALLIRECSGIVCLCISEEKSKHLNLPPMVESNNSKNQTAFTITIEAKEGVESGVSAKDRVTTIKTAIAENALAEHIASPGHVFPLIARKEGVFERRGHTEGSVDLVKLANLGDDAVLCELTNEDGSMARLPEIVDFAAKKEMTVVTIEDIYSYRKMMISQN comes from the coding sequence ATGGAAAAATTATTAGAAAAATTTGGAGCTACCTCCAAAGAACGTGTAGAAAATGCAGTTCTAAAACTACAACAAGGCAAAGGAATCCTTTTAGTAGATGATGAAAACCGTGAAAACGAAGGCGACATCATCTTTCCTGCCTCCACCATTACAGAAAAAGACATGGCACTTTTGATCCGCGAATGCAGCGGGATCGTTTGTTTATGTATCTCTGAAGAGAAAAGCAAGCATCTTAATCTTCCTCCTATGGTGGAAAGCAACAATTCAAAAAATCAAACCGCTTTTACGATTACTATTGAAGCTAAAGAAGGCGTTGAATCAGGCGTTTCAGCGAAAGACAGAGTTACAACAATTAAAACAGCGATTGCTGAAAATGCTTTAGCTGAACATATTGCAAGTCCGGGACACGTTTTCCCCTTAATCGCCAGAAAAGAAGGTGTTTTTGAAAGACGTGGACACACCGAAGGAAGTGTAGATCTTGTAAAACTGGCTAATCTTGGTGACGATGCCGTACTTTGTGAATTAACCAACGAAGACGGCTCTATGGCAAGACTCCCGGAAATTGTAGATTTCGCAGCAAAAAAAGAAATGACCGTCGTGACAATTGAAGATATTTATTCTTATCGTAAAATGATGATCAGTCAAAACTAA
- a CDS encoding T9SS type A sorting domain-containing protein — translation MRKSVLFLLMASGLYTAQTTITKAFNDPVSGETASYLSVSGTPNNSATGANTTFTNTQLMAGAASATAYSTPSAGEISTFPGTTLKMVGSGTTVYYKQTASKLEITGLVTTDATLNLATNNGTFISYPAAFGYSETDQAQGTFTSPSASGLCKGTINISADASGTLLLGPATFNNVLRTKSVQTFNLHLPNDTSFIFPIGSITNTSYSYYDSTHKFPLLTTIETIVNVPVAGINNQTSNAAQALNLPTLSTGDFVAKKEGLKIYPNPTQDAIELKGAGNYSTAKVYSLDGKLVKTADLKAGKVQISELPPAAYFIEVSGKDSKAETAKFIKK, via the coding sequence ATGAGAAAATCTGTACTTTTTTTGCTAATGGCTTCCGGCCTTTATACAGCACAAACTACCATTACTAAAGCGTTTAATGACCCCGTAAGTGGTGAAACGGCAAGCTATTTATCCGTAAGCGGAACACCAAATAATTCTGCAACGGGAGCAAATACAACTTTTACCAATACTCAGCTCATGGCTGGTGCAGCATCAGCGACAGCTTATTCGACTCCTTCTGCTGGTGAAATCAGTACTTTCCCGGGCACTACTTTGAAAATGGTAGGAAGTGGAACTACAGTTTACTACAAACAAACGGCTTCAAAACTGGAAATCACAGGATTGGTAACAACAGATGCTACTTTGAATCTGGCAACCAATAACGGAACATTTATTTCTTATCCTGCTGCATTTGGATATTCTGAAACAGATCAGGCACAGGGAACATTCACATCACCTTCTGCAAGCGGACTTTGCAAAGGAACCATCAATATTTCTGCAGACGCTTCAGGAACGTTACTTTTAGGGCCGGCTACATTTAATAATGTCCTGAGAACCAAATCTGTTCAGACTTTCAATCTTCACTTACCGAATGACACATCATTTATATTTCCAATAGGATCTATCACCAATACTTCGTATTCATATTACGACAGCACCCACAAATTTCCTTTATTAACGACCATTGAAACTATTGTTAATGTTCCTGTAGCAGGAATTAATAATCAAACGTCAAATGCTGCTCAGGCTCTGAATTTACCAACATTATCAACGGGAGATTTCGTGGCTAAAAAAGAAGGTTTAAAAATTTATCCTAATCCGACTCAAGATGCTATTGAATTGAAAGGAGCAGGAAATTACTCAACAGCCAAAGTATACAGCTTGGATGGAAAATTAGTAAAAACGGCAGATCTTAAAGCCGGAAAAGTTCAAATTTCAGAATTACCGCCTGCTGCTTATTTTATTGAAGTTTCAGGAAAAGATTCTAAGGCTGAGACTGCAAAATTTATCAAGAAATAA
- a CDS encoding DUF3575 domain-containing protein, with translation MKKYFIIILPLLFSEFNAQEISPEPLEKMNIIKTNVTGYVFRNINLSYERSINQWFSMNISFGTMPEGKVPFINSFLSDKDEKRFQNLRVKATNLTVEPRFYLGKGYGKGFYIAPYYRYSKVTSNTFDFYYDYNAIDGNSYQIPLKGTGSANGNSGGVMVGVQFFLTNRQNLVLDFWIAGGHYGSGKGDFTMTSDYVLTPEMQVQLKKEIEDLDIPFVDYTVETNEKGARIKIDGPWAGFRSGLSLGYRF, from the coding sequence ATGAAAAAATATTTCATTATAATTCTTCCTTTGTTGTTTTCAGAATTCAACGCACAGGAAATCAGCCCCGAACCTTTGGAGAAAATGAACATCATTAAAACCAATGTTACAGGATATGTATTCAGAAACATTAATTTGTCTTATGAAAGATCGATCAATCAATGGTTTTCTATGAATATAAGCTTTGGAACAATGCCGGAAGGAAAAGTTCCTTTCATCAACTCATTTTTAAGTGACAAGGATGAAAAAAGATTTCAAAACCTTAGAGTAAAAGCCACAAATTTAACTGTAGAGCCTCGTTTTTATCTAGGGAAAGGCTACGGAAAAGGCTTTTACATCGCACCTTATTACAGATACTCGAAAGTAACTTCCAACACCTTTGATTTCTATTATGATTACAATGCAATCGACGGAAACTCCTATCAAATTCCCTTAAAAGGAACAGGAAGCGCCAATGGAAACAGTGGCGGAGTGATGGTCGGCGTTCAGTTTTTCTTAACCAACCGCCAAAACTTAGTTCTCGATTTCTGGATCGCAGGCGGACATTACGGAAGCGGAAAAGGTGACTTTACGATGACAAGCGACTATGTTTTAACGCCCGAAATGCAGGTTCAATTAAAAAAAGAAATTGAAGATCTTGACATTCCTTTTGTAGATTACACTGTAGAAACCAACGAAAAAGGTGCCCGAATAAAAATCGACGGGCCTTGGGCAGGTTTCAGAAGCGGACTTTCTTTAGGATATAGATTTTAA
- a CDS encoding response regulator transcription factor, whose amino-acid sequence MKILIIEDHKDLAANITDYLKKEDYVCEVAPNAQEALEKIELFEYDCILLDLMLPDGNGLEILKHIKNYTPSASVIIVSAKNSLDTKLTGLDDGADDYITKPFSLPELHSRIKAVLRRKTPETNRILSFNEITIDLESKECKINGQLLNLTKKELNLLIYFINNQNRMLSKQAIASHLWGDYTYSIDNVDFVYQHLKNLRKKILDSGGKDYLQTVYGLGYKWIDK is encoded by the coding sequence ATGAAAATCCTAATCATAGAAGACCATAAAGACCTTGCGGCCAATATTACAGATTATCTTAAAAAAGAAGATTACGTCTGTGAAGTGGCTCCCAATGCGCAAGAAGCTTTAGAAAAAATTGAGCTTTTTGAATATGACTGCATCCTTTTGGATCTTATGCTTCCCGACGGAAACGGACTTGAGATCCTCAAACATATTAAAAATTACACACCGTCTGCCAGCGTAATTATTGTTTCTGCAAAAAATTCTTTAGATACAAAATTGACCGGATTAGACGATGGTGCAGACGATTACATAACAAAACCATTCTCTTTACCCGAACTTCACTCAAGAATAAAAGCAGTTCTCAGAAGAAAAACACCGGAAACAAACCGCATTTTAAGTTTCAACGAAATTACCATTGATTTGGAATCTAAAGAATGCAAAATCAATGGTCAACTGCTCAATCTTACCAAAAAAGAATTGAACCTCTTGATATATTTTATTAATAATCAGAACAGAATGCTTTCCAAACAAGCCATTGCGAGCCATCTTTGGGGAGACTACACGTATAGTATTGATAACGTAGACTTTGTCTATCAGCATTTGAAAAATTTAAGAAAGAAAATTTTAGATTCAGGTGGAAAAGATTATCTGCAAACCGTTTATGGATTAGGTTATAAATGGATTGATAAATAA